The stretch of DNA ggtttttttttgaaaaaggaagCTAAATCCAACTTTGAGAATAAAGACACTTCTATCAAGAGTTTAATGTTCAAGGGATATGTAAAGATTTCTTGAATTACTTTGCTTCTGGTATTTTTATCCCTTTTTCTGTCAGTGAGGCTATCTGTTCCGATGATGGAAACACAAAAGGATGAAGTCCCAGAGAAAAAGTCAACATGAATACAAACAGGAAACctatttctgtttaaaaataGATGTGCAAAATAAGTAATTGATTCATATAAAGGGCTTTTTCCCCTTCAATGAAGATATTGCACTTTGCAAACATAGCGTTGGTCACTTACTTGACAAGTGTGTGCACTGCAGATTGGTTGATTTAGCAGATGTCTCTTGCAGTGGCTTGGAAGGATCTAGTAGCATGAAAGCTTCATGTTGTGGTAACATTCACTTCTACAGGGGTAGCTGCGCTGTTCTAGATGCTGTCTGTAGGTCATCCTGCAGCAGATGACCTCTGTGATAACCCCACTTGTGAAGTGGAGGTGGCAAAGTCAGATCTCTTCTGGCATGTTCATATTTGTATGGAAGGGTCTATAAACATAGGTCCCAGGTATTGACAAATGCAGCCAAAACACCCTCAGTGTCACCTTTGTTGGCTCCTCGTGAACTTGTCTTCATCATCCAAATCATGCAGCATGAGTGGAACCTGCAAAGGAATATCCATCCTTACCACGTTGTACAGCATGATTTTAATGGCAGCAACCACCAGTAATGAAGCAAAGTACCAGCGGAAAAAAACCCAAAAGAAACAAATATGATGGGCTATCCAACAAAAAGAACTAATGCAGAGAGCAAAAGGCAACAAAATCTAAttgaaaatgcaaaaaaaagtgtAACAATACCGTGGAAGAGGCCAAGTCCCTGGATTACAGATGCAACCATTTTATATGGGTGACATGCACTGGAGGCAGACCCTTGCCCAAAGTTGTGAAACTCTACAGGGACATACCTAAATAAATATTCTGTGAAAATAAAGCTCACGGCTTCCTGCTCATTTCAACTTTCAAGATTTCCCACCAGAAAATTTGAGATGTTGTAAATTGGGCACCTGAGATCATGCACCCAATTGCATGACCCATGCCCATCACCATTGAGGCCCCATGCTGCTAGTGAGTCCACAAACTGTACCTTtggcactgattccatccccctccctggccactgtctcagttcgaaccagactgttcacaaccttggtgttctatttgaccaagagctgagcttccaaccccatatcctttccataacaAAGACCACCTACCTCCATCTTTGTAGCGTTACCCACCTGCacctctacctcagcccatctgctgctgaaactctcatcaatGACATTTGTCATATCAAAACTCAACCAtttcaatactctcctggctggttTCCCATCCTCTACGCTCTGTAAACCtcagctcatacaaaactctgctgcccgtatcctatgcCACATGAAGGTCTACTCACGCATCAGtcgtccttgctgacctatattgtctcccggtcccccaacctctccaatttaaaattctcatctttgtcctTATCTCCTTTCTTGAGCTCGCTGCTCCCTACCAgttgaacctcctccagccctaaaccccctcagaattctccattcctctgactctggcctcgttTCGTCCaccctcccttcactccaccattgccactgtgctttcagccatttaggcctcaagctccggaattccctcactaaacccctccgcctcgtcacctccctctcctcctttaaaacccacctcattgACTGTGCTTTTAGTCActcctcctaacatctccttttctggctcagcgtccatttttgtctgattacacctctgtgaagcgccttgagctgtttttctacattaaaggtgctatataaatgcaagttgttgttgttagtagCCTGGTCTCTCCAAGTCTGCTTTGAATTTCAGTCTCCGTCAGTGTTTATGAGAGGCTTTTAAAAAATAAGACTCATGGAATTAATGGAAAATTAGCTAGTAGTGGGGGGCAGTGATTAGTAAAGAAGTGTCACCTAACACAACCTgacatttttgggtttttatgTTTCTCAAGTTGAACATCCTCTGGCCACTTCCATAAATATGCCTTCATTCCCTACAACCAGACTGTGTCTTTTCCTGCCTCGGTAAATGTAACAAGTCCAGGGGTTGACTAGAGAATCCTTGTCACTCTATTGACTTGCTGGATACACCACGTGGCCACATGTAACGGGAAACGTACCTTTTGGATGGCAGCcttctttaaggaccactggtttgaCTGATGTGCAGCTGAAAAAACTGACTGCAGCATGTACAGCACATGTCCCCGGTTTGCATATGGAAAGGGACTAATGGCAGTTTCAGGAGCGCGCCACGGATGCCTACTGAGCAGATCAATCCAAAAAGGCAGGTGGCACATCTTTGGCGCGGAATGAGCTCACATGCCGAACGCAAAATTGGACCCTTACGTGCCTGTTTTAagcctgtaaaatgggcgcagCGCAAGCAAAATTTGAAGCCTGTATTTTTGGTGGCATTACTTTTAGCATGCAGAGTCAGTGAGTTGCATCCCCTCATTATAGACCAACCCTATTTTGTCTGGTACCCTGAGCAGGTAGTTCTTAAGACAGAAGATGTATATAATCATAACTTTCTTGTCCTTATCATAACTAACTTCTACACAAGTGTGAAACCTTCCCTTCTGCTGTGTTTCCTCCCTCTTAAAAGCTATTACTTCATCATTTTCCAGTGATGACATTCTAATGCTGAGTATAAAAGATATATTTGTTTCGAACAGTCTACAGTTCCATCTCTTAACTATTTCCTGAGAATGTAGCTGTTAAAGCTCTAGGAGGTCCTGGGACTCATGCTGATCCTCCGATCTTTCTGCTCTGTTTTTAAGTCTTCTGCAACCTGCGTGAGTTGCTCCACCTATTTGCATTTGGAGCACAAAGACTGTTCCCCTCCCTGCCTTAACCCAAAGTACAACCTTGCTCTTTTACATGTCTGAATGTGGACCCACCTTTCCTCCCTATGATCATTATCTGTATTTATCTGATGTGCATTCTATTTGCATTGTGTACACTTTAGAGCCTTTAGGCTGGTTGGTGATAGTATATACAAAATAGACTGATAAGTTATTAGAACTGACATAACTTATGAGAACAGTGATCACCAGTAAGCCTATAGGTATACCATCACAAGTGATGTATTTTCCATACATCATTAACTCTCCAGCCTGTAAGATCTGAATAGTACATTTAAAAACATTATATACCAACTACTATGTtagcatttttaaaattacaacataatgtattacaaaaaaaaacacactagtTCCATCTGGTGGTTGTTGTGTGCAATGGTTTAACTGTCCTTAAGACATTGCAGTGGCAGCAGATAGATtggagaaactttggggagaATTCGACTGATATGAGAGGAATTGGCTTTTGGAACCAGCCAAATGGACTGCATAATCTTTTTCGGTCCTGTACTTTCATAGGTTCCCATTTATCTCAATGTGAACCTAATTAGGTGATAGTAACTACTTCCAAAGTGTTCTCCTACATTCAGGTTGTATAATTCTCCTCCTTTGTTACCCAGAAGCAGATCCAGCAATGCATCCTTCCTTGCTGGATATGCAACATGCTGATTGAGGAAACATTCCTGTTGCATTCTATGAATTCCTCTTTCTATTTTGACAACAAACTTTTCGCTTATCCcagtttattttaggataaataaAACCCCCATTGTGCAACTCTGTTACGACTGCAAACCTCTCTAAATTAGCAACAAATCTCATCTTCAATTTCTTTCCCACTATTCAGTAGGAAATTCTGATTACTTTCATCTGTTTTGATGAAGGATCCACCAGAAGGATTAATATATTGTTCTCTTTTAGATGCTGACTAACTTTCAGTTTACTGCtcacattttctctttttatttggaAACTTCTGATTTATTCTATGGTGTCTAATTAGAACATCAGTCATCAATTGGGTGTATTAATATATATACATATCTTTAGTGCATTAGCCATGAAACCCCTCCCCACTGTCCCCAGCCCTAACTATCCCCAGAACCCAAAGCATAGACACTGCCTcagcccccacccccctaccgacccacaatgatcccagcacAAACAGGCTGATGTGGTGATACATTCCTCCTGCAGGTGCCATGTAGTCAGGATGCACAGTGACTTCATAAACAATGTATAAAAATGTACACTTCCATAAAAATGCATAATTGTACACAAATATATAATGAGCTCATGAAATATCTGTATGAATGTACCCTTAATCATACAAAGACTTCATAAAATATATTTGTATGTACACCTATATGTATAATAGTTTCATAAAATGAGAATGTACATTCTTTAGAACACaattaaaaagtttttaaataaACAAAGCCTTGCTCTGCTGCTATATTTAGAAAGCAGCCTGCTATATCATTTTGTTAATCATTGCTATGTTTTAATAAATTGCTTATCGGCATCTAATTTAATGAAGTTTGAATTTACTATAGTGTTAAAAACAAAACCAATTTAATAAAATATCTCATTAATGTTTTGTTGGATATAAAAGTAACACAATAGCTGCACCGAAAAATTGGCAAAATTAAACGGAGAATTTATATTGCAGTGTGAAAATAAAGGAATCCAATGTTGCTTCATCTCCCAGTTTATAGAAATGGTTTAACAGCTTTTTACAATTACAAAAATTGCCTTCCTTTTGAAATATACATTCAGATGGATAATATATTCATATGTCACTAATAGGCAGTTTTGGCTTCTTTTTCAATAGAGCTGATCATGAACAGACACATTTTTTCATTAACTTTTAACTGGAAAGTAAACAAAAACTCACAAATGTTAAAATGTAAACTATTCAACCAAAAAAAGTGTGAAGATAAAATGTTGATTTATTTAAACTCAAAAGTGTGACAAACAAGAATTGTTCAATAGGCATAAACCTTGACTTTCTGAACTTCTTTGTCCTCACATTCCCTTTTTCTGCTGTAGTAATAGAAAGTGTTATCTCGTCTTTGAAGTTTCTTCACATATCCAGTTTCTGGCCAACGATCCACCTGCATTGAACAGAACGTCAATTTTGCCACTCAGCATTTCATGGATTATCTCATATAGTACAGTGCAAACAGAAATTTAGGCATTTAAGTGCAACATATGAAACAGTCGGGTAGCTGCTGTAGTATATCGTGAATGGATAGCTTCCTTATAAATATACAACACAGGCATCGAGTGGAATGGTAACTTTATTCTAGAAATATTTCACAGTTCCCCACACATTGATATATCAGTAAGAATAAAATTGATTACTTATGTAAAAATATGAACCAGCACATACCAAGCTCTGCTGATATTCCAAAACTAAGGGACAAGTGAATAAGATACATAGAACATCAGACTGTATTGGGAGCTGCAAAAATATTCATATTTTCCATGGAAAAATAATAAGGTCTATTTTTGAAGAAGGAAGTAAtcttaaacaatttttttttaaatcagtcttTAGAATATTCCATTGCAGAAACTTGGCCATATCCACAACACACTTGTGACTTCATCACACACAACTGGTTGACCTTATTTATGGAGATATTTATATCTCATTACCGCTCAGTGTGTTCATTCCATAGATTATACATCTGGATAAGATAAATTTGCACTACCTTTACGAAATTTCTGCAAGTTTTTAATTACAATTATTGAAAATTAGACAATTGTAACATACAATTAATAAACCACGGAATTCATTACCCCATCTACTTGCTTTACTTGCTTGTATTCTATTTCATCTCTGTATCCAGCTTGTTGAAATCTATAAAGATTTTCTATTTCTTCAGTCCAGTGCTTGGCTCGACTCATAAATTTAGGTTTTACTTCCTTTCCTTGGGtcccaaaatctcttaaagacaTAATGCAATAAATTCCTAAaacgaaaaagaaaaaaataa from Heptranchias perlo isolate sHepPer1 chromosome 24, sHepPer1.hap1, whole genome shotgun sequence encodes:
- the meig1 gene encoding meiosis expressed gene 1 protein homolog, with protein sequence MSLRDFGTQGKEVKPKFMSRAKHWTEEIENLYRFQQAGYRDEIEYKQVKQVDGVDRWPETGYVKKLQRRDNTFYYYSRKRECEDKEVQKVKVYAY